The following are encoded in a window of Streptomyces sp. Go-475 genomic DNA:
- a CDS encoding DUF1304 domain-containing protein — MPTLATLAVLALAALHAYILVLEMFLWTTPRARAAFGTTAGFAAETKALAANQGLYNGFLAAGLVWGAVASDPVGFQVSVFFLVCVAVAGVYGAATASRKILFVQTVPALAALALVLIAG; from the coding sequence ATGCCGACCCTCGCCACCCTCGCGGTCCTGGCCCTCGCCGCGCTCCACGCCTACATCCTGGTGCTGGAGATGTTCCTGTGGACCACGCCCCGGGCCCGCGCCGCCTTCGGCACCACCGCCGGGTTCGCCGCCGAAACGAAGGCCCTCGCCGCCAACCAGGGCCTCTACAACGGCTTCCTCGCCGCCGGGCTGGTGTGGGGCGCGGTGGCGTCCGACCCCGTGGGCTTCCAGGTCTCGGTGTTCTTCCTGGTGTGCGTGGCGGTCGCGGGGGTGTACGGCGCCGCCACCGCCAGCCGGAAGATCCTCTTCGTACAGACCGTCCCGGCACTGGCCGCCCTGGCCCTGGTGCTGATCGCGGGGTAG
- a CDS encoding serine hydrolase domain-containing protein, producing the protein MRIARLLGTVLGTTLLTTTAVLTAPAQAAPSAPPSTSSDRASLDEAGLQDSLDAAHEAGLYGVFSAVRDGRERWAGASGAADVATGRPVTPGMRQRVGSISKTFTAVAVLQQVERGRIRLDAPVADYLPDLIPGERGRQITVRMLLNHTSGIGDHVLPAFPSLLRNSPASLDEERFRSIPPEELVRLGLAAPATGRPGEVPGTYSNTNYVIAGLLLEKVTGQDSDAYITRHVIDRAGLRHTYLPRTPYIKGPHPRMYEALYGLIDPPRDYSVYDMSWIRSAGALVSTMDDLNRFYRALLGGKLLGEAALGEMMRTVPVSGMEYGLGIYTVELRGCGRFWGHNGAVFGAGTFALTSQDGKRQVAFAQNLMKYQSLDENGRPLPHPIDDALSRHIVRALCPDTGTAAPTARDARSALSELLPGINHSQLTSSLKFDQVSP; encoded by the coding sequence TTGCGCATCGCCCGGCTTCTCGGCACCGTCCTGGGCACCACGCTGCTGACGACCACCGCCGTACTGACCGCGCCCGCCCAGGCCGCACCGTCCGCACCACCGTCCACCTCCTCAGACCGCGCCTCCCTCGACGAGGCCGGGTTGCAGGACTCGCTGGACGCCGCGCACGAGGCGGGCCTGTACGGCGTCTTCTCCGCCGTCCGGGACGGCCGCGAGCGGTGGGCCGGCGCCTCCGGAGCGGCCGACGTGGCCACCGGGCGGCCCGTCACACCGGGCATGCGGCAGCGGGTGGGCAGCATCAGCAAGACCTTCACCGCCGTGGCCGTGCTCCAGCAGGTGGAGCGGGGCCGGATCCGGCTGGACGCGCCCGTCGCCGACTACCTCCCCGACCTGATACCCGGCGAGCGCGGCCGGCAGATCACCGTCCGGATGCTCCTCAACCACACCAGCGGGATCGGCGACCACGTCCTGCCCGCCTTCCCCTCCCTGCTGCGGAACTCGCCGGCCAGCCTCGACGAGGAACGCTTCCGCTCCATCCCGCCCGAGGAACTGGTCCGGCTGGGCCTCGCCGCCCCCGCCACCGGACGCCCCGGCGAGGTGCCCGGGACGTACTCCAACACCAACTACGTCATCGCCGGGCTGCTGCTGGAGAAGGTCACCGGCCAGGATTCGGACGCGTACATCACCCGCCACGTCATCGACCGGGCCGGGCTGCGCCACACGTACCTGCCGCGCACGCCGTACATCAAGGGCCCGCACCCGCGGATGTACGAGGCGCTGTACGGCCTGATCGACCCGCCCCGCGACTACAGCGTCTACGACATGTCCTGGATCCGCTCGGCGGGCGCGCTCGTCTCCACCATGGACGACCTGAACCGCTTCTACCGCGCCCTGCTCGGCGGGAAGCTGCTGGGCGAGGCCGCCCTCGGCGAGATGATGCGCACGGTGCCCGTCAGCGGCATGGAGTACGGCCTCGGCATCTACACCGTGGAGCTGCGCGGCTGCGGCCGCTTCTGGGGTCACAACGGCGCGGTGTTCGGCGCCGGCACGTTCGCGCTGACCAGCCAGGACGGCAAGCGCCAGGTCGCCTTCGCGCAGAACCTGATGAAGTACCAGAGCCTCGACGAGAACGGCCGCCCGCTGCCGCACCCGATCGACGACGCCCTCAGCCGGCACATCGTCCGAGCCCTCTGCCCGGACACCGGCACGGCCGCTCCCACGGCGCGGGACGCCCGGAGCGCGCTGTCCGAACTGCTGCCCGGAATCAACCATTCTCAGTTGACCAGCAGCCTCAAGTTTGATCAGGTGTCTCCTTAG
- a CDS encoding DUF6479 family protein, translated as MTTATYEVLAASSDHAVAVTIAFIGGLIVACALIWAVRVGMRVMDKDTHHPDPAEQPHLPETGPVREMREMREPDEMPVVTRDGERLLPHELHRASTRTGKDQTPRRWLPGSSGSFGGGGLGHT; from the coding sequence ATGACAACGGCAACGTACGAAGTGCTGGCGGCGTCGTCAGATCACGCGGTCGCCGTGACCATCGCCTTCATCGGCGGGCTGATCGTCGCCTGCGCGCTGATCTGGGCCGTGCGGGTCGGGATGCGCGTCATGGACAAGGACACCCACCACCCCGACCCCGCCGAACAGCCGCACCTCCCGGAGACCGGGCCGGTCCGCGAGATGCGGGAGATGCGGGAACCGGACGAGATGCCGGTCGTGACGCGCGACGGCGAGCGGCTGCTGCCCCACGAGCTGCACCGCGCGAGCACCAGGACCGGCAAGGACCAGACACCGCGCCGCTGGCTGCCCGGATCCAGCGGGTCCTTCGGCGGCGGCGGCCTCGGCCACACGTGA
- a CDS encoding glycoside hydrolase family 43 protein translates to MTAPRRPSRRHVLGMAAALPLALTTDLALGAGTAGAATGPAYVMGYFTESTNLGAGTEYGLHLAVSLDGLEWTPLNQNRPVVTPTQGAGGLRDPFILRKQDGTFTVLATDLKGTDWNRNSPYIHVWDSADLRSLTGYRLLKLHDMATHSWAPEAFWDASRGQYGIVYSSVNSSGHNVLMVNYTTDFRTVSAPQVYFDPGYDVIDGSFALGVGGTNYMYFKDSSKQTLVGARSATLAPGSWQVFSTPVAHGGTEAPILVRSHSTGTWYLWGDTYTPNGVFYAWQTADLASGTWTPVDQRRYTQPLNSKHGSIAPLTGTQYDNLLAHWGAPAWNRLKSYNHPDRYIRHAGFAGRIDPYPLDPYADSQWKLVPGLADASGVSFQSVNYPDRYLRHYSYALRLDVNDGTSVFAQDATFHKVAGLADPAWTSFRSHNHPTRYLRHSGYALRIDPVATATDRADATFRVGY, encoded by the coding sequence ATGACCGCCCCCCGCAGACCCTCCCGCCGCCACGTCCTCGGCATGGCCGCGGCCCTGCCGCTCGCACTCACCACCGATCTGGCCCTGGGCGCCGGCACGGCCGGAGCGGCGACCGGACCGGCGTACGTGATGGGCTACTTCACCGAGTCGACCAACCTCGGCGCCGGCACCGAGTACGGCCTGCACCTCGCCGTCAGCCTCGACGGCCTGGAGTGGACGCCGCTCAACCAGAACCGGCCGGTCGTCACCCCCACCCAGGGCGCCGGCGGCCTGCGCGACCCGTTCATCCTGCGCAAGCAGGACGGCACCTTCACCGTCCTCGCCACCGACCTCAAGGGCACCGACTGGAACCGCAACAGCCCGTACATCCACGTCTGGGACTCCGCCGACCTGCGCTCCCTCACCGGCTACCGGCTGCTGAAGCTGCACGACATGGCCACGCACAGCTGGGCCCCGGAGGCCTTCTGGGACGCCTCACGCGGGCAGTACGGGATCGTCTACTCGTCCGTGAACTCCAGCGGCCACAACGTCCTGATGGTCAACTACACGACCGACTTCCGCACCGTCTCCGCGCCCCAGGTCTACTTCGACCCGGGCTACGACGTGATCGACGGCAGCTTCGCCCTCGGTGTCGGCGGCACGAACTACATGTACTTCAAGGACAGTTCGAAGCAGACCCTGGTCGGCGCGCGCTCCGCCACGCTCGCCCCGGGCAGCTGGCAGGTCTTCAGCACCCCGGTGGCCCACGGCGGCACCGAGGCGCCGATCCTCGTCCGGTCGCACTCCACCGGCACCTGGTACCTCTGGGGTGACACGTACACACCGAACGGCGTCTTCTACGCCTGGCAGACCGCCGACCTCGCCTCCGGCACCTGGACCCCGGTCGACCAGCGCCGCTACACGCAGCCGCTGAACTCCAAGCACGGCAGCATCGCCCCGCTCACCGGCACGCAGTACGACAACCTCCTCGCGCACTGGGGAGCCCCGGCCTGGAACCGGCTGAAGTCGTACAACCACCCGGACCGCTACATCCGCCACGCCGGTTTCGCCGGCCGGATCGACCCCTACCCCCTCGACCCGTACGCCGACTCCCAGTGGAAGCTCGTGCCGGGCCTCGCCGACGCGTCCGGGGTGTCCTTCCAGTCGGTCAACTACCCGGACCGGTACCTGCGGCACTACAGCTACGCCCTGCGGCTGGACGTGAACGACGGCACGTCCGTGTTCGCCCAGGACGCCACCTTCCACAAGGTCGCCGGGCTGGCCGACCCCGCCTGGACGTCGTTCCGCTCGCACAACCACCCGACGCGCTACCTGCGCCACTCCGGCTACGCCCTGCGCATCGACCCCGTCGCCACCGCCACCGACCGCGCGGACGCGACGTTCCGCGTCGGCTACTGA
- a CDS encoding DUF5994 family protein produces MTSASSPPPPVPARPEVRLRLAAQPRQGRTARRIDGAWWPRSYDLAAELPGLLGVLPRAWGRISSVLVNGDAWPACPERLLVAGQAVHVGRKDSPTAPHTVCLLAPGRGRWDLLVVPPATAESEAGRLMEQAVEQGA; encoded by the coding sequence ATGACGTCCGCATCCTCACCCCCGCCGCCCGTCCCCGCACGGCCCGAGGTCCGGCTCCGGCTCGCGGCCCAGCCGCGCCAGGGCCGCACCGCCCGCCGGATCGACGGGGCGTGGTGGCCCCGCTCCTACGACCTGGCCGCGGAACTGCCCGGGCTGCTCGGCGTGCTGCCGCGGGCCTGGGGCCGGATCAGCAGCGTCCTGGTCAACGGGGACGCCTGGCCCGCCTGCCCGGAGCGGTTGCTCGTCGCGGGGCAGGCCGTCCACGTCGGCCGGAAGGACTCGCCGACCGCCCCGCACACCGTCTGCCTGCTCGCCCCCGGCCGCGGCCGCTGGGACCTGCTGGTGGTACCGCCCGCCACGGCGGAGTCGGAGGCCGGCCGTCTCATGGAACAGGCCGTGGAGCAAGGCGCCTGA